A single genomic interval of Deinococcus fonticola harbors:
- the ftsH gene encoding ATP-dependent zinc metalloprotease FtsH encodes MFSSTGNLGRTNVDYNQFKDLVAQDKVAQVVMTSDHATVTLKQPEVLSTGANAQPVPKFNVRLPSNPALPDAELLPLLKEHGVQLPVQAPSQWLSLLATFLPVLLLMGMMYFFFMRAQGGQSGVMQFGQSRAKKYGKENRVPTKFTDVAGHEEAKKELIEVVDFLKNPAKYHQIGAEIPKGVLLVGPPGTGKTLLARAIAGEADVPFFSVSASEFMEMFVGVGASRVRTLFEDARKSAPAIMFIDEIDSIGRKRGAGIGGGHDEREQTLNQILSEMDGFDKSSNVIVLAATNRPDVLDPALLRPGRFDRQVTIDLPNLKEREAILKVHLRNKPLADGVDVEEIARSTPYFSGADLKNVTNEAALEAARLGKTKIDMSDFYRALDKITLGLENGSLTVSPDEKRAIAYHEAGHAVTAAVIPGSDKLQKVSIIPRGRALGAAFYLPEEQVLMSKERLENQLVVSLGGRAAEEVFTGNVTSGAADDFRKATNIARKMVLEWGMGDNFKNMALTTDSGPVFLGEDMAKPKAFSEHTSQLVDEDVKRILNKAYDRAKQLVTEYSQAMHEVADALLSQELITGDVVREAVAKIGGQAQPMPQATV; translated from the coding sequence ATGTTCTCCAGCACCGGCAACCTGGGCCGCACTAACGTCGATTACAACCAGTTCAAGGATCTGGTCGCGCAGGACAAAGTCGCGCAGGTCGTGATGACCAGCGACCACGCCACCGTGACCCTCAAGCAACCCGAGGTGCTGAGCACGGGGGCCAACGCCCAGCCCGTGCCGAAATTCAACGTGCGCCTGCCCAGCAACCCGGCCCTGCCGGACGCCGAACTGCTGCCGCTGCTCAAGGAGCATGGCGTGCAGCTGCCGGTTCAGGCCCCCAGCCAGTGGCTCTCGCTGCTGGCCACCTTCCTGCCGGTGCTACTCCTGATGGGCATGATGTACTTCTTCTTCATGCGTGCCCAGGGCGGTCAGAGCGGTGTGATGCAGTTCGGCCAGTCGCGCGCCAAGAAGTACGGTAAGGAAAACCGTGTGCCCACCAAGTTCACCGATGTGGCTGGCCACGAGGAAGCCAAAAAGGAACTGATCGAGGTCGTCGACTTCCTGAAGAACCCGGCCAAGTACCACCAGATCGGCGCGGAAATTCCCAAGGGTGTGCTGCTGGTCGGCCCTCCCGGCACCGGCAAGACGCTGCTGGCCCGCGCCATCGCTGGCGAGGCCGACGTGCCTTTCTTCAGCGTCAGCGCCAGTGAATTCATGGAGATGTTCGTGGGCGTGGGCGCCAGCCGCGTGCGCACGCTGTTCGAGGACGCCCGCAAGAGTGCGCCGGCCATCATGTTCATCGACGAGATCGACTCCATCGGGCGCAAACGTGGCGCCGGCATCGGTGGCGGGCACGACGAACGCGAGCAGACCCTCAACCAGATCCTTTCCGAAATGGACGGCTTCGACAAGAGCAGCAACGTGATCGTGCTGGCGGCCACCAACCGCCCCGACGTGCTCGACCCGGCGCTGCTGCGCCCCGGCCGCTTCGACCGTCAGGTCACCATCGACCTGCCGAACCTCAAGGAGCGCGAGGCGATTCTGAAAGTTCACCTGCGCAACAAGCCGCTGGCCGACGGCGTGGACGTCGAGGAAATTGCCCGCAGCACCCCGTATTTCAGCGGCGCCGACCTGAAGAACGTCACCAACGAGGCCGCGCTGGAAGCTGCCCGCCTGGGCAAGACGAAAATCGACATGAGCGACTTTTACCGCGCCCTGGACAAGATCACGCTGGGCCTGGAGAACGGCTCGCTGACCGTCAGCCCCGACGAGAAACGCGCCATCGCCTACCACGAGGCCGGCCACGCCGTGACCGCTGCCGTGATTCCCGGCAGTGACAAACTCCAGAAGGTCAGCATCATTCCGCGTGGCCGGGCGCTGGGCGCCGCCTTCTACCTGCCCGAAGAACAGGTGCTGATGAGCAAGGAGCGCCTGGAAAACCAGCTGGTGGTGTCTCTGGGTGGCCGCGCCGCCGAGGAAGTCTTCACTGGCAACGTGACTTCGGGCGCCGCCGACGACTTCCGCAAGGCCACCAACATCGCCCGCAAGATGGTGCTGGAGTGGGGTATGGGCGACAACTTCAAGAACATGGCCCTGACCACCGACAGCGGCCCGGTGTTCCTGGGCGAGGACATGGCCAAACCCAAGGCGTTCAGCGAGCACACCAGCCAACTGGTCGACGAGGACGTCAAGCGCATCCTGAACAAGGCCTACGACCGTGCCAAGCAGCTTGTCACCGAGTACAGCCAGGCCATGCACGAGGTGGCCGACGCCCTGCTCAGCCAGGAACTCATTACCGGCGACGTGGTGCGCGAGGCTGTCGCCAAGATCGGCGGTCAGGCCCAGCCCATGCCGCAAGCGACTGTCTGA
- a CDS encoding MBL fold metallo-hydrolase — translation MTPPVSVPVTRFVSGAGTRVYRITVPAFPHLKVHVFQVVQGLPAAPSYAALVDTGSSDPNSQQALQAGLTRVQQEFGERVDGASLSRIVITHAHPDHVAALPALRRYTPAPVAAHELDAPLIEQPAVSRERHRAIIEEYLRWAGIEGPFAERLRKRAGNLMLPRGVPVDTLLQDGDMLDGVMQVIHTPGHAPGQVCLRVDDLLLSADHLLPLNSPPLMSQKLYPGGGLRRYLASLDKLDALDGVTLALGSHDQEMHAWRGRIRTLRERYAQKLDAARQAAREPRTLADINALLNPRMKEIQAVLLLDQTAALIEYLLESGELAEIPTQGASLFQLN, via the coding sequence GTGACCCCTCCTGTTTCCGTTCCCGTGACCCGCTTCGTGTCGGGCGCGGGAACCCGCGTTTACCGCATCACTGTTCCGGCCTTTCCGCACCTGAAAGTGCACGTGTTTCAGGTGGTGCAGGGGCTGCCCGCCGCGCCCAGTTACGCAGCGCTGGTGGACACCGGCAGCAGCGACCCAAACAGTCAGCAGGCCCTGCAGGCTGGCCTGACGCGCGTTCAGCAGGAATTCGGCGAGCGGGTGGACGGTGCCAGCCTGTCGCGGATCGTCATCACGCATGCCCACCCGGATCATGTGGCGGCGCTGCCCGCCCTGCGGCGCTACACGCCTGCCCCCGTCGCCGCGCACGAACTGGACGCCCCCCTGATCGAGCAGCCGGCGGTCTCCCGCGAGCGTCACCGGGCGATCATCGAGGAGTACCTGCGCTGGGCGGGCATTGAAGGGCCGTTCGCGGAGCGCCTGCGCAAACGCGCCGGGAACCTGATGCTGCCCCGTGGGGTGCCCGTGGATACTCTCCTGCAGGACGGGGACATGCTCGACGGCGTGATGCAGGTGATTCACACGCCCGGTCACGCGCCGGGGCAGGTGTGCCTGCGTGTGGACGATCTGCTGCTCAGCGCCGATCACCTGCTTCCGCTGAACTCGCCGCCGCTGATGTCCCAGAAACTGTATCCCGGCGGGGGCCTGCGCCGTTACCTGGCCTCCCTGGATAAGCTGGACGCCCTGGACGGCGTCACGCTGGCGCTGGGCAGCCACGATCAGGAGATGCACGCCTGGCGCGGCCGCATCCGCACCCTGCGCGAACGCTACGCGCAGAAGCTGGACGCCGCGCGCCAGGCCGCCCGTGAACCCCGCACGCTGGCCGACATCAACGCCCTGCTGAATCCGCGCATGAAAGAAATTCAGGCCGTGCTGCTGCTCGACCAGACCGCCGCGCTGATCGAATACCTGCTCGAAAGCGGCGAGCTGGCAGAAATTCCCACCCAGGGAGCCAGCCTGTTCCAGCTCAACTGA
- a CDS encoding long-chain-fatty-acid--CoA ligase: protein MTPANRYWPPQKPRSLVIPQTGLMHNLTVSAERYPLKTAVWFYGRSLTYRELREQAGRLAGHLAAQGVKKGDRVAVWLQNSPAWVVAAHACWHLGAVVVPLAPMLQAREFGFFLQDAGVRVGIVGAELYEKAKQGGLGHTVAANVMLGTDFETAGIPLPDGLNVTPTLQAGDVTLEEALQHQPAPPADVSGDDLCVMPYTSGTTGLPKGCVHTHGSVQANVFGSNVWVNGTPEDVFLAALPFFHVTGFVNSLLSPLAAGGKIVILARWDRDAARKLVREHGATVWTNTPTMIIDLMSSPTFNPDDLKTLRRVTGGGASLPEAVGKRLLDTTGIEYMEGYGLSETMAQSHTNPEGRQKFQCLGIPLFNVDARVVDVDTLEEVQPGQSGEIVIHGPQVMQGYWNRPEDTARAFVTLDGKAFLRTGDLGYMDDEGYFFFSDRLKRMVNVSGMKVWPAEVENKLHAHPAVQEACVISVPDERTGERARALIVLKPGHAVSAEELQDWARGEMAPYKVPREYQFVESLPRSPTGKVAWRPLQDAARAAMS, encoded by the coding sequence GTGACCCCAGCCAACCGTTACTGGCCGCCCCAGAAGCCCAGATCGCTGGTCATTCCGCAGACCGGCCTGATGCACAACCTGACCGTCAGCGCCGAACGTTACCCCCTGAAAACTGCCGTGTGGTTTTACGGCCGCAGCCTGACGTACCGGGAGTTGCGTGAGCAGGCCGGGCGGCTGGCCGGGCACCTGGCCGCGCAGGGCGTCAAGAAAGGCGACCGGGTGGCAGTGTGGCTGCAAAACAGCCCCGCCTGGGTGGTGGCCGCGCACGCCTGCTGGCACCTGGGCGCGGTGGTCGTGCCGCTGGCCCCCATGTTGCAGGCCCGCGAGTTCGGCTTTTTTCTTCAGGACGCCGGGGTGCGCGTCGGCATCGTGGGCGCGGAGCTGTACGAGAAAGCCAAGCAGGGCGGCCTGGGCCACACCGTCGCGGCCAACGTGATGCTGGGCACCGACTTTGAAACCGCCGGCATTCCGCTGCCCGACGGCCTGAATGTGACCCCCACCCTGCAAGCCGGGGACGTGACGCTGGAAGAGGCCCTGCAACACCAGCCCGCGCCGCCAGCGGACGTCTCGGGGGACGACCTGTGCGTCATGCCGTACACCAGCGGCACCACCGGCCTGCCCAAGGGCTGCGTGCACACGCACGGCAGCGTGCAGGCCAACGTGTTCGGCTCGAACGTGTGGGTGAACGGCACGCCCGAGGACGTGTTCCTGGCCGCGCTGCCCTTCTTTCACGTGACAGGTTTCGTGAACAGCCTGCTCTCGCCGCTGGCCGCCGGGGGCAAGATCGTGATCCTGGCCCGCTGGGACAGGGACGCCGCCCGCAAGCTGGTCAGGGAGCACGGCGCGACCGTGTGGACGAACACACCCACCATGATCATCGACCTGATGAGTTCCCCGACCTTCAACCCGGACGACCTGAAAACCCTGCGGCGCGTCACCGGGGGTGGGGCCAGCCTGCCCGAAGCGGTCGGCAAGCGCCTGCTGGACACCACCGGCATCGAGTACATGGAGGGCTACGGCCTCTCGGAGACGATGGCGCAGTCGCACACCAACCCCGAAGGGCGCCAGAAATTCCAGTGCCTGGGCATCCCGCTGTTCAACGTGGACGCCCGCGTGGTCGATGTGGACACGCTGGAGGAAGTACAGCCAGGGCAGAGCGGCGAGATCGTCATTCACGGCCCGCAGGTCATGCAGGGTTACTGGAACCGGCCTGAGGACACCGCCAGGGCCTTCGTGACGCTGGACGGTAAGGCTTTTTTGCGCACGGGTGACCTGGGGTACATGGACGACGAGGGCTATTTCTTCTTCAGTGACCGCCTCAAGCGCATGGTGAACGTCTCGGGCATGAAGGTCTGGCCGGCGGAGGTCGAGAACAAGCTGCACGCACACCCCGCCGTGCAGGAGGCCTGCGTCATCAGCGTGCCCGACGAGCGCACCGGCGAACGCGCCCGCGCCCTGATTGTCCTGAAACCCGGCCACGCCGTGAGCGCCGAGGAGTTGCAGGACTGGGCACGCGGCGAGATGGCGCCCTACAAGGTGCCGCGCGAATACCAGTTCGTCGAGAGCCTGCCACGCAGCCCCACCGGCAAGGTCGCCTGGCGGCCCCTGCAGGACGCTGCCCGCGCCGCCATGTCGTAA